A window of the Citrus sinensis cultivar Valencia sweet orange chromosome 9, DVS_A1.0, whole genome shotgun sequence genome harbors these coding sequences:
- the LOC102620746 gene encoding uncharacterized protein LOC102620746, producing MRKCELCECPARMYCESDQASLCWDCDEKVHCANFLVAKHLRCLLCHVCQSLTPWKASGPKLGPTVSVCDACVAAARCGVNDDDKAVVRGGSQSERISGHDETDDDDDYEDEDDDDDDDEDPDEEEEEEDDENQVVPWSGDDSQSPPQPPPPPVSSSCSSISEEDFSLKRMRDFGDLFSDDEIGCSSRPVTNEEAAASMSSYRPLKQPRPTISDCDRDHGQSVSRSTAIISSLRGLQNQTMTDQGDAAAAITGICRLSRDHQTR from the exons atGAGGAAGTGTGAGCTGTGTGAATGCCCGGCAAGAATGTACTGCGAATCGGACCAGGCGAGCTTATGCTGGGACTGCGACGAGAAAGTACACTGTGCGAATTTTCTGGTCGCCAAGCACTTACGCTGCCTTCTTTGTCACGTCTGTCAGTCACTCACGCCGTGGAAAGCCTCCGGCCCGAAGCTGGGCCCCACAGTTTCCGTGTGCGACGCGTGCGTTGCCGCCGCTCGCTGTGGAGTCAATGATGACGATAAGGCTGTCGTTCGAGGAGGAAGTCAGAGTGAAAGAATCAGCGGCCATGACGagactgatgatgatgatgattacgAAGACGAAGACGACGATGACGATGACGATGAGGATCCtgatgaggaagaagaagaggaggatGACGAGAATCAAGTGGTGCCGTGGTCGGGGGACGATTCACAATCGCCGCCGcagccgccgccgccgccggtGTCCAGTTCCTGTAGTAGTATTAGTGAAGAAGACTTTTCGTTGAAACGGATGCGTGATTTTGGTGATCTTTTTTCTGAT GACGAAATCGGGTGCTCTTCGCGACCAGTCACAAATGAGGAAGCCGCCGCTTCAATGAGCTCATATAGGCCATTGAAACAGCCAAGACCAACGATATCTGATTGTGACCGAGATCACGGTCAATCAGTCTCCAGATCAACGGCTATTATTAGCTCCCTCCGGGGACTCCAAAATCAGACGATGACAGACCAGGGTGACGCCGCCGCTGCAATTACTGGGATCTGTCGATTGAGCAGAGATCATCAGACCCGTTGA
- the LOC102621041 gene encoding universal stress protein PHOS34, whose translation MNPQQTQPDSDHPHLPTIKIHNPSANTTTPAATPTPTSLARRKIGVAVDLSDESAFAVRWAVHHYLRPGDAVILVHVSPTSVLFGADWGPLPQQQINSENASNIEHQKQLEDDFDTFTATKAADLARPLKEAGFPYKIHIVKDHDMRERLCLEIERLSLSAVIMGSRGFGAEKRGSDGKLGSVSDYCVHHCVCPVVVVRYPDDKDDGEPLVKVKEPEKDDEDDHVDRKLKDA comes from the exons ATGAACCCTCAGCAAACCCAACCTGATTCCGACCACCCCCACCTCCCCACCATCAAGATCCACAACCCCTCCGCCAACACCACCACTCCCGCCGCCACCCCAACGCCCACCTCCCTCGCCCGCCGCAAGATCGGGGTTGCCGTCGACCTCTCCGACGAGTCCGCCTTCGCCGTCCGCTGGGCCGTCCACCACTACCTTCGCCCCGGCGACGCCGTCATCCTCGTCCACGTGTCCCCCACTTCCGTCCTCTTCGGCGCCGACTGGGGCCCGCTCCCGCAACAACAGATCAACAGCGAAAACGCCTCCAACATAGAGCACCAGAAACAGCTGGAGGACGATTTCGACACGTTCACCGCCACCAAAGCCGCTGATCTGGCGAGGCCGTTGAAGGAGGCTGGATTTCCGTACAAGATACACATCGTGAAGGACCATGATATGAGGGAGAGGCTCTGTTTGGAGATTGAGAGGCTGAGTTTGAGCGCTGTGATCATGGGGAGCAGGGGTTTTGGTGCTGAGAAGAGAGGGAGTGACGGCAAATTGGGGAGTGTCAGTGACTATTGCGTGCATCATTGCGTTTGTCCTGTCGTTGTGGTCAGGTATCCCGATGATAAAGACGATGGCGAGCCGCTCGTCAAAGTTAAGGAGCCGGAGAAGGACGACGAGGATGATCACGTTGACCGGAAACTTAaag ATGCTTAA